A segment of the Candidatus Eisenbacteria bacterium genome:
GTGACCTCGGCCGCATGCTGGTGGTGGCGGGCCTCGCCATCGCGGTGCTCGGCCTCGTGCTCCTGCTCGGCGCGAAGGTGCCGTGGCTCGGGCGGCTGCCGGGTGACATCAACGTCGAGCGCAACGACTGGTCCTTCCACTTCCCCATCGTCACCTGTCTTGTGGTGAGCGTCGTGCTGTCGCTGATCGTGAAGGTCCTCTTCCGTCGCTGATCGCGAGATCTTCGTCTTTTCAGTGAGTTAGGCGAATGGATCCGCCTTGCCTTCAACGGCATCGCCCCCTATCATCGCGCCTTCCCATGCGGGAGCGGTCCGAGTCGGGGCCTGCGGAGGATCCGCAGGTGGGGGGGCGTCGGCGCTGGCGCGAAGGCTGGGTCATCCTGGCGACCGGGCTGGCGGTCGTCCTCTTGGCGATCTTCGAGACGAGGCCGCCCGGCGGCGGCGTCGGCGGGACGATGAGCGACGCCATCATCGTCGGCCTCCTGCAGGTGAACCTGATCCTGCTGGTGCTGCTGGTGTTCCTGGTCGGACGGAACATCGCGAAGCTCGTCCTGGACCGGCGGCAGCGGATCCTGGGCTCCCACCTCCGCACGCGGCTCGTCGTCGCCTTCGTGGCGATCGCGCTCCTGCCGACGACGCTGCTCTTCGTCACGGCCCAGGTCCTGATGTCGAACTCGATCGAGCGCTGGTTCGACGGCCAGGTCGAGAAGGCGCTCGAGGGCTCGCTCGACGTCGCCCAGGCGTACTACCAGGACCTGGCGAGCGACTCGCTCGGCTTCGCGCGCAAGACCGCGGCGCAGGTCGTGACCCACGGGCTCCTCGCGCCCGACCGGCGTGGTCGCCTGAAGGAATTCCTGACCGCCCGCCGCGACGACTACCAGGTGGACCTGATCGAGGTCTTCGCCGACGGCGACAGCCTGGCGCGGGCCCGCCGCCCCGAGCTCACCGGGAAGCTCGGCGTGGAGCCGTTCTCCGCCTTCGTGCGCGAGGCGTTCGCAGGCAAGGAGGGGACGAACGTCGAGACGCTCGGCGAGGGCGACATCATCCGGGCCGCCACGCCGATCACGATCGACGGGCACGTGCGGGGCGTCGTCGTCGTCGATGCGCTCGTCCCGAAGAGCGTC
Coding sequences within it:
- a CDS encoding DUF2905 domain-containing protein, whose protein sequence is MSDLGRMLVVAGLAIAVLGLVLLLGAKVPWLGRLPGDINVERNDWSFHFPIVTCLVVSVVLSLIVKVLFRR